The Microbacterium horticulturae genome has a window encoding:
- a CDS encoding TatD family hydrolase: MPDDPSNYVRQREKGSRDVSYPPAPEPLAVPVYDNHCHLEIADGDEGGLSLDEQLDRALAVGIAGVVQAGGDIDSSRWSADAASRHPRVLAAVAIHPNEAPEYDAAGRLDEAIGVIDELAAQPRVRAIGETGLDFFRTGEDGRDAQFRSFEAHIALAQKHGIAMQIHDRDAHQAVLSTLERVGAPDKTVFHCFSGDADMARYATERGYYLSFAGNVTFKNAQNLRDALAVASLDRIMVETDAPFLTPTPLRGRPNAPYLVPVTVRFMAAELGMDVDALCAQLASNTEHVYGPFTS, translated from the coding sequence ATGCCCGACGATCCGTCGAACTACGTCCGGCAGCGCGAGAAGGGCTCGCGTGACGTCTCGTATCCGCCGGCTCCCGAGCCGCTGGCCGTGCCCGTCTACGACAACCACTGCCACCTCGAGATCGCCGACGGCGATGAGGGCGGGCTCTCGCTCGACGAGCAGCTCGACCGTGCGCTGGCCGTGGGTATCGCGGGCGTGGTGCAGGCCGGCGGCGACATCGATTCGAGCCGCTGGTCGGCGGATGCGGCATCCCGCCACCCCCGCGTGCTCGCGGCCGTCGCCATCCACCCGAACGAGGCGCCGGAGTACGACGCCGCGGGCCGGCTCGACGAGGCGATCGGCGTGATCGACGAGCTCGCCGCGCAGCCGCGTGTGCGGGCGATCGGCGAGACCGGGCTGGACTTCTTCCGCACCGGCGAAGACGGGCGCGACGCGCAGTTCCGCTCCTTCGAGGCGCACATCGCGCTGGCGCAGAAGCACGGCATCGCGATGCAGATCCACGATCGCGATGCGCACCAGGCGGTGCTCTCCACTCTCGAGCGGGTGGGAGCGCCCGACAAGACCGTCTTCCACTGCTTCTCGGGCGATGCCGACATGGCGCGGTACGCGACCGAGCGCGGCTACTACCTGTCGTTCGCCGGAAACGTCACGTTCAAGAACGCCCAGAACCTGCGTGACGCGCTGGCTGTGGCATCCCTCGATCGCATCATGGTCGAGACCGACGCGCCGTTCCTGACGCCGACGCCGCTGCGCGGCCGCCCGAACGCGCCGTACCTGGTGCCGGTGACCGTGCGCTTCATGGCCGCCGAGCTCGGCATGGACGTCGACGCCCTCTGCGCCCAGCTCGCGTCGAACACCGAGCACGTCTACGGCCCCTTCACGTCCTGA
- a CDS encoding helix-turn-helix transcriptional regulator, with protein MSNAVEATAPVSPLLDSREVASYLKVSESTLSRWRSAETGPPFIKLGGIARYRLEAIDQWLQNLEPHHGAPS; from the coding sequence ATGAGCAACGCGGTCGAGGCGACTGCGCCCGTCTCACCATTGCTGGATAGCCGAGAGGTCGCCTCGTACCTGAAGGTCTCCGAATCGACATTGTCTCGATGGCGCTCCGCGGAGACCGGGCCACCATTCATCAAGCTCGGCGGTATCGCCCGATACCGGCTCGAAGCCATCGACCAATGGCTACAGAACTTGGAGCCGCACCATGGCGCGCCCAGTTGA
- the metG gene encoding methionine--tRNA ligase: MTSAGSFYITTPIYYPSDLPHIGHGYTSVAVDTLARWHRQAGDDTWMLTGTDEHGQKMLRAAAANGVTPQQWVDKLVDESWFPLLKTLDVANDDFIRTTQPRHEEAVQAFFQALYDRGYIYAGEYEALYCVGCEEFKPESEIVDGTGPFEGLKVCAIHSKPLELLQEKNYFFKLSEFGDKLLELYKTEPDFVRPDSARNEVVSFVKQGLKDLSISRSTFDWGIKVPWDDSHVIYVWVDALLNYVTAIGYGTDEENFQRRWPAYHVVGKDILRFHAVIWPALLMAAGLEVPRGVFAHGWLLVGGEKMSKSKLTGIAPTEITDVFGSDAYRFYFLSAIPFGHDGSFSWEDLSARYQAELANGFGNLASRTIAMVERYFEGVVPAPGEYAEGDLAVQKTVRDAAAAADAAIERFRIDEAITAIWTIVDELNGYITDNEPWALAKDDAQRERLGTVLYTAAEGLRALAVLLSPVMPIATEKLWVALGAAESLGRLQDQPIREAGNWSILKPGTSVNGLAPLFPRVEQA, from the coding sequence GTGACTTCCGCGGGCTCCTTCTACATCACGACGCCGATCTACTACCCGAGCGACCTTCCGCACATCGGGCATGGGTACACGAGCGTCGCCGTCGATACGCTCGCGCGCTGGCATCGACAGGCCGGTGACGACACCTGGATGCTGACGGGCACCGACGAGCACGGCCAGAAGATGCTGCGGGCCGCAGCGGCCAACGGCGTGACGCCGCAGCAGTGGGTCGACAAGCTCGTTGACGAGAGCTGGTTCCCGCTGCTGAAGACGCTCGATGTCGCCAACGACGACTTCATCCGGACGACGCAGCCGCGCCACGAAGAGGCCGTGCAGGCGTTCTTCCAGGCGCTGTACGACCGCGGCTACATCTACGCGGGGGAGTACGAGGCGCTGTACTGCGTGGGCTGTGAGGAGTTCAAGCCCGAGTCCGAGATCGTCGACGGTACCGGTCCCTTCGAGGGCCTGAAGGTCTGCGCGATCCACTCGAAGCCGCTTGAGCTGCTGCAGGAGAAGAACTACTTCTTCAAGCTCAGCGAATTCGGCGACAAGCTGCTCGAGCTCTACAAGACCGAGCCCGATTTCGTGCGCCCCGACTCGGCGCGCAACGAGGTCGTGTCGTTCGTGAAGCAGGGCCTGAAAGACCTGTCGATCTCGCGGTCGACGTTCGACTGGGGCATCAAGGTGCCGTGGGACGACTCACACGTCATCTACGTATGGGTCGACGCGCTGCTGAACTACGTCACGGCGATCGGCTACGGCACCGACGAAGAGAACTTCCAGCGCCGGTGGCCCGCCTACCACGTGGTCGGCAAAGACATCCTGCGTTTCCACGCCGTCATCTGGCCGGCGCTTCTGATGGCGGCAGGCCTCGAGGTGCCGCGCGGCGTGTTCGCGCACGGCTGGCTGCTCGTGGGCGGCGAGAAGATGTCGAAGTCGAAGCTCACCGGCATCGCGCCCACCGAGATCACCGACGTGTTCGGATCCGACGCGTACCGCTTCTACTTCCTCTCGGCGATCCCGTTCGGCCACGACGGATCGTTTTCGTGGGAAGACCTGTCGGCCCGCTACCAGGCCGAGCTCGCCAACGGCTTCGGCAACCTCGCCTCGCGCACGATCGCGATGGTCGAGCGCTACTTCGAGGGCGTCGTGCCGGCGCCCGGAGAGTATGCCGAGGGCGACCTTGCCGTGCAGAAGACGGTTCGGGATGCCGCGGCCGCCGCTGATGCGGCGATCGAGCGCTTCCGCATCGACGAGGCGATCACCGCGATCTGGACGATCGTCGACGAGCTGAACGGCTACATCACCGACAACGAGCCGTGGGCGCTCGCGAAGGACGACGCGCAGCGCGAGCGCCTGGGTACCGTGCTGTACACGGCGGCCGAGGGGCTGCGCGCACTCGCGGTGCTGCTGTCGCCGGTGATGCCGATCGCGACCGAGAAGCTGTGGGTGGCGCTGGGTGCCGCGGAGTCGCTGGGCCGACTGCAGGACCAGCCGATCCGCGAGGCCGGCAACTGGAGCATCCTCAAGCCCGGAACCTCGGTGAACGGACTCGCGCCGCTCTTCCCGCGCGTCGAGCAGGCCTGA
- a CDS encoding low temperature requirement protein A: protein MSESHAGLRRMVARDRAQPFRTASPLELLFDLVFVVAVSQAADNLHELVSEGHVAQGALSYLMVFFAIWWAWMNFTWFASAFDTDDWAYRIMTIAQMGGVLVLAAGVHDAMTTYDFTLVTWGYVIMRLAMVGQWLRAAISDPDSRRTALFFAVGITIVQVLWVARLYLLDATWQLVTFFVLMIAEVVVPVIAERQGRTAWHPHHIADRYGCFTLIVLGESVLASATAIFQARGQGAHVLALAGLAAAGLVIAAGMWWLYFEREQGARLAEIDSGFGFGYAHYVIFATAGAVSAGIGAGVDVATGHTALSASMASFVLTVPVAAFMLAMWFVMLRPHVSRVTSVIVIGLAVLVFFSALVPPASLAATAVFLALAVVAVEWDARRHP, encoded by the coding sequence GTGAGCGAATCGCACGCGGGTCTGCGCCGCATGGTTGCGCGCGATCGCGCCCAGCCGTTCCGGACCGCTTCGCCCCTTGAGCTGCTGTTCGACCTCGTGTTCGTCGTCGCTGTGTCGCAAGCCGCCGACAACCTGCACGAGCTCGTGAGCGAGGGGCACGTCGCCCAAGGCGCTCTGTCGTACCTCATGGTGTTCTTCGCGATCTGGTGGGCGTGGATGAACTTCACCTGGTTCGCTTCCGCGTTCGACACCGACGACTGGGCATATCGCATCATGACGATCGCCCAGATGGGCGGTGTTCTCGTGCTCGCTGCGGGCGTGCATGACGCCATGACCACGTACGACTTCACGCTCGTGACGTGGGGCTACGTCATCATGCGATTGGCGATGGTCGGGCAGTGGCTGCGGGCCGCTATATCCGACCCGGATTCGCGCCGCACCGCACTGTTCTTCGCTGTCGGCATCACGATCGTGCAGGTGCTCTGGGTCGCGCGCCTCTACCTGTTGGACGCTACGTGGCAGCTCGTCACGTTCTTCGTCCTCATGATCGCCGAGGTTGTCGTACCGGTCATCGCCGAGCGCCAGGGGAGGACCGCGTGGCATCCCCACCACATCGCCGACCGCTACGGTTGCTTCACCCTGATCGTCCTGGGTGAGAGCGTGCTGGCGTCGGCGACGGCGATCTTCCAAGCACGCGGGCAGGGCGCCCACGTGCTCGCCCTCGCGGGACTGGCCGCTGCCGGACTCGTCATCGCCGCCGGCATGTGGTGGCTCTACTTCGAGCGTGAGCAGGGTGCACGTCTGGCCGAGATCGACAGCGGATTCGGCTTCGGCTACGCGCACTACGTCATCTTCGCGACAGCGGGCGCCGTCTCGGCCGGCATCGGAGCAGGAGTGGATGTCGCGACCGGCCACACCGCATTGTCGGCGTCGATGGCCTCCTTCGTGCTGACCGTTCCGGTCGCGGCCTTCATGCTGGCGATGTGGTTCGTGATGTTGCGGCCTCACGTGTCGCGCGTGACGTCGGTGATCGTCATCGGCCTGGCGGTGCTCGTGTTCTTCTCGGCGCTTGTGCCGCCGGCATCCCTCGCCGCAACGGCCGTGTTTCTCGCGTTGGCCGTCGTGGCCGTCGAGTGGGATGCACGACGTCACCCCTGA
- a CDS encoding tyrosine-type recombinase/integrase → MERRSYGIRARARWTDPLTKQRVIRTEIVKDEATARAFFETLRNSSVKGMDVSMTLLEFFTSIEDRWARGLDMTSTGDNYRYGLRLRVLPALGHLPVTQITAGMIDRTIDDWEKQYGASTIKNTIAPLVRVLDEAVRDGLITINPAKHRAKRSLHRNAFRIQPAEDAAPRAHAIPDLQKLNQLASACGTVHQSYSDFVMLAALLAARSSEVSGLQVGDVDFTKNLVIIRRQVFPGRGGLITKPTKSRKERRVPILDPLRPVLKRLCAFKQSDAPLLVGPRGGFLTTATVRDATSWDQVVADLGLPNLTRHGLRHTGATWLADAGVPLHVLQEILGHASIETTRGYLHPDDRHLASAAEQANAFLSRDTPRNPSRRPRQGTGRGL, encoded by the coding sequence ATGGAACGACGCTCCTACGGAATTCGAGCGCGGGCACGCTGGACCGATCCGCTCACCAAGCAACGCGTGATCCGTACCGAAATCGTAAAAGACGAGGCAACCGCACGCGCATTCTTCGAAACGCTCCGGAACTCTTCGGTCAAGGGAATGGACGTCTCGATGACGCTCCTGGAGTTCTTTACCTCGATCGAGGATCGATGGGCACGCGGCCTCGATATGACCTCCACCGGAGACAACTACCGGTACGGTCTTCGGCTCCGAGTGCTCCCGGCGCTTGGCCATCTGCCCGTCACTCAGATCACCGCGGGAATGATCGACCGCACGATCGACGACTGGGAGAAGCAGTACGGCGCATCGACGATTAAGAACACCATCGCCCCACTCGTGCGGGTACTCGACGAAGCCGTTCGCGACGGCCTGATCACAATCAATCCCGCCAAACACCGGGCGAAGCGGAGTCTCCACAGAAACGCCTTCCGAATCCAACCCGCCGAAGATGCTGCCCCGCGCGCGCACGCGATCCCTGATCTGCAGAAACTGAACCAGCTCGCCTCCGCCTGCGGCACTGTCCATCAGTCCTATTCAGACTTCGTGATGCTCGCCGCTCTACTGGCAGCTCGTTCTTCCGAAGTCTCCGGGCTTCAAGTCGGAGACGTGGACTTCACAAAGAACCTCGTCATCATCAGACGACAGGTCTTTCCCGGCAGGGGCGGCCTCATCACCAAGCCAACCAAAAGCCGCAAAGAGCGTCGCGTGCCGATTCTCGACCCACTCCGGCCAGTCCTGAAACGACTCTGCGCGTTCAAGCAATCAGACGCACCACTCCTCGTCGGTCCGCGTGGCGGTTTCCTTACGACAGCCACCGTTCGCGACGCCACCAGCTGGGACCAGGTTGTTGCTGACCTCGGCCTGCCCAATCTCACACGACACGGTCTCCGACACACCGGCGCCACCTGGCTCGCCGACGCCGGAGTCCCCCTCCATGTCCTCCAAGAGATCCTCGGACACGCCTCAATCGAGACCACTCGCGGCTACCTCCACCCCGATGACCGCCACCTCGCCTCCGCCGCAGAACAAGCCAACGCCTTCCTCAGCAGAGACACTCCTCGGAACCCATCGCGACGACCGCGGCAGGGCACGGGACGCGGGCTGTGA
- a CDS encoding GNAT family N-acetyltransferase, which translates to MSTITIEPATQSRFADTEHALTGGGDGASCQCQWWLMTSREFDSTSREEREERLRIELGTTPSPALIAYVDGVAAGFVRVGPRIKQPRLARTRNFQGSPSPWDEPDVWAVTCFVVRREYRNQGLNRRLLDAAIVHARENGARVLEAYPGDTSAKKIPANDLFVGALSTFVAAGFHEVADRPKPHRTIVQLDLTQG; encoded by the coding sequence ATGTCGACGATCACCATCGAACCCGCAACGCAAAGTCGCTTCGCGGACACCGAGCATGCCCTGACCGGCGGGGGCGACGGCGCCTCATGCCAGTGCCAGTGGTGGCTGATGACGAGCCGCGAGTTCGACAGCACCAGCCGCGAAGAGAGAGAAGAGCGGCTGCGCATCGAACTCGGCACGACGCCCTCCCCCGCCCTCATCGCCTATGTCGACGGCGTCGCCGCCGGCTTCGTACGCGTGGGCCCGCGCATCAAGCAGCCGAGACTTGCGCGCACGCGCAATTTCCAAGGGTCGCCGAGCCCCTGGGACGAGCCCGATGTCTGGGCCGTCACCTGCTTCGTCGTGCGCCGCGAATACCGCAACCAAGGGTTGAACAGAAGGCTGTTGGATGCCGCCATCGTCCACGCCCGTGAGAACGGCGCCCGCGTGCTCGAGGCGTATCCGGGCGACACGAGCGCGAAGAAGATCCCGGCGAACGATCTGTTCGTCGGCGCTCTCTCGACGTTCGTCGCGGCGGGGTTCCACGAAGTCGCCGACCGACCGAAGCCGCACCGCACCATCGTGCAGCTCGACCTGACTCAGGGGTGA
- a CDS encoding type IV secretory system conjugative DNA transfer family protein yields MIALIAVFGVAVVLRAAGSVAAFLAGTAQPQVGIAGGVTLLFSPTNPAEVLQAPGLNAILYWSIAILLLLILGSAIGWAWVRWRRHSHNVDTDPRRLAGTASSHEVATSASAKALLRRAATLRPSLEQPEPADVGYLLGRSHGKQVWASVEDSILLIGPPRSGKGLHIVIPAILDAPGAVVTTSTRPDNLTATMRARERFGPVAVFDPQHLAEGVSSGLRWSPIRGCEDPLTAMIRATGLAAATELSAGGVEGGGFWEGKTRIALQALLHAAALDHRSPAELFRWTLDPSAAAEAVAILTGSPLAATGWADSLEATLDADPRTRDSIWQGVSLALSALADPRVLDAVSPAEGEQFDPERFIRDRGTLYLLATGVGAGNSAALVAALVEDLVETARRMAARSPGARLDPPLLFALDEIGNLAPLPSLPTLMAEGGGTGITTMPVLQSLAQARDKWSENKSAAIWDASIAKIILGGASNSRDLQDLSTLIGERDEFTDSVTLGDHGSRSNQRSIRRVPILPPDRIRTLPFGTGVILLRSAPPIVTDLHPWPKRPDGQQLKADRAAVESLLRRPATP; encoded by the coding sequence ATGATCGCGTTGATCGCAGTCTTCGGGGTCGCCGTCGTCTTGCGAGCTGCGGGTTCCGTTGCGGCATTCCTCGCTGGCACTGCGCAACCTCAGGTCGGGATTGCTGGCGGAGTCACCCTGCTGTTCAGCCCGACAAATCCGGCCGAGGTGCTGCAGGCGCCCGGTCTGAATGCAATTCTCTACTGGTCGATTGCAATACTGCTGCTCCTCATTCTCGGCAGCGCTATCGGGTGGGCTTGGGTCCGTTGGCGTCGGCACTCACACAACGTCGATACCGATCCACGGCGGCTCGCGGGAACTGCCAGCAGTCACGAGGTCGCAACCAGTGCGTCGGCGAAGGCACTCCTGCGCCGAGCTGCGACGCTTCGCCCTTCACTGGAACAGCCAGAACCCGCGGACGTGGGCTACCTGCTCGGGCGCTCGCACGGCAAGCAGGTGTGGGCCAGCGTCGAAGACTCGATCCTTCTCATCGGCCCGCCGCGTTCAGGTAAGGGCCTGCACATTGTGATCCCAGCGATTCTCGATGCGCCGGGTGCAGTGGTGACGACGTCGACCCGGCCCGACAACCTGACGGCAACGATGCGCGCACGCGAACGGTTCGGTCCGGTCGCCGTCTTTGATCCTCAGCATCTTGCTGAAGGCGTCTCCTCTGGGCTGCGGTGGTCGCCTATTCGGGGCTGCGAGGACCCGTTGACCGCGATGATTCGCGCGACTGGTCTTGCAGCGGCCACCGAGCTGTCCGCTGGCGGCGTCGAGGGTGGAGGGTTCTGGGAAGGAAAGACCCGCATCGCTCTGCAGGCGCTCCTACATGCGGCCGCGCTCGATCATCGAAGTCCGGCTGAGCTGTTCCGATGGACCCTCGACCCATCAGCCGCCGCGGAGGCAGTCGCCATCCTGACGGGCTCACCGCTGGCAGCCACGGGGTGGGCGGATTCGCTGGAGGCAACGCTCGACGCCGACCCGCGCACGCGCGACAGTATCTGGCAGGGTGTTTCGCTCGCATTGTCGGCGCTGGCCGACCCCAGAGTGCTAGATGCTGTCAGCCCGGCAGAAGGCGAGCAGTTCGATCCCGAGCGTTTCATCCGCGACCGTGGCACGCTGTATCTTCTGGCGACCGGCGTTGGGGCCGGGAACAGCGCAGCTCTCGTCGCAGCTCTCGTTGAAGACCTTGTCGAGACCGCCCGCCGAATGGCTGCTCGATCACCCGGCGCACGGCTCGATCCGCCGCTACTGTTTGCGCTCGACGAGATCGGAAACCTTGCGCCGCTACCCTCACTGCCCACACTCATGGCAGAAGGTGGCGGCACCGGGATCACAACGATGCCGGTGCTTCAATCCCTTGCCCAGGCGCGGGACAAGTGGTCTGAGAACAAGTCGGCAGCGATCTGGGACGCCAGTATCGCGAAGATCATCCTTGGAGGCGCCTCGAACTCACGAGACCTTCAAGACCTCTCCACGCTGATCGGCGAACGCGACGAGTTCACCGACTCCGTCACGCTCGGTGACCATGGCTCGCGTTCCAACCAGCGTTCCATCCGTCGCGTACCGATCCTGCCGCCCGACCGCATTCGCACGTTGCCGTTTGGCACCGGGGTCATCTTGCTCCGGTCGGCGCCCCCGATCGTCACTGACCTCCACCCCTGGCCCAAGCGCCCCGACGGTCAACAGCTCAAAGCGGATCGTGCAGCGGTTGAGTCGCTGTTGAGACGCCCTGCCACGCCATGA
- a CDS encoding RNA-binding S4 domain-containing protein, translating into MAESVRVDAWLWAVRVYKTRSAATTAVRAGHVRVNGERVKAAQPVRPGDELRVRIAGFDRILVVRQPIAKRVGAAVAATAMEDRTPPREPTPKFAERDRGAGRPTKRERREIDRLRGR; encoded by the coding sequence GTGGCTGAATCGGTGCGAGTGGATGCCTGGCTCTGGGCCGTCCGCGTGTACAAGACGCGGTCGGCGGCCACGACCGCCGTTCGGGCCGGGCATGTGCGGGTCAACGGCGAGCGGGTCAAGGCTGCGCAGCCTGTGCGGCCCGGCGACGAGCTGCGGGTACGGATCGCCGGGTTCGACCGGATTCTCGTGGTGCGGCAGCCGATCGCCAAGCGCGTCGGGGCCGCCGTCGCCGCGACCGCGATGGAGGACCGCACTCCCCCGCGCGAGCCGACACCGAAATTCGCGGAGCGTGACCGCGGAGCGGGCCGCCCGACCAAGCGCGAGCGGCGCGAGATCGATCGGCTGCGCGGGCGGTGA
- a CDS encoding single-stranded DNA-binding protein — protein sequence MSIDTQQAITGFIATEPRLTYTEDGTARFYARIGIEHSQQTPDGSFTQLDPSFHDMSAFRRAAEEGVARFHKGDKFIATGRVREYSYEKDGQSVAAEEFIVSRFGHDVARTQYEVDRGPHRDSNMREATGRDASPFEAPARARAQSDAAPAVSI from the coding sequence ATGTCCATCGACACCCAGCAAGCCATCACAGGATTCATCGCGACCGAGCCCCGTCTGACCTACACCGAGGACGGCACCGCGCGGTTCTACGCGCGGATCGGCATAGAGCATTCTCAGCAGACCCCAGACGGAAGTTTCACGCAGCTCGACCCGTCCTTCCACGACATGAGCGCCTTCCGGCGCGCAGCCGAAGAAGGAGTCGCGCGATTCCACAAGGGCGACAAGTTCATCGCCACTGGACGCGTGCGCGAGTACAGCTACGAGAAGGACGGCCAGAGCGTCGCGGCCGAGGAGTTCATTGTCTCCCGCTTCGGTCACGACGTCGCACGCACCCAATACGAGGTCGATCGCGGACCCCATCGCGACAGCAACATGCGCGAGGCGACCGGTCGTGATGCGTCCCCTTTTGAAGCCCCCGCCCGAGCACGAGCGCAGTCAGATGCCGCTCCTGCGGTCAGCATCTGA
- a CDS encoding lysoplasmalogenase → MVALWIGVDGLAVVTKLLLMPLLALAVLWARRLRSAPLVLLLVAIGFSWLGDGTAQFFPWLPNLPMMLLFFGIAHLAYIWLFQRHLAVQRVPAWALVYVAWWVGMLVVLWPHLGDLRWAVAVYGLVLGGTAASTARSVPMVALGGAFFLCSDTVLALRLFLPDAMPWWTSPLVMLTYCLGQGLIAAGVVSEKKARRG, encoded by the coding sequence GTGGTCGCACTGTGGATCGGCGTTGACGGTCTCGCGGTCGTCACCAAGCTGCTGCTGATGCCACTGCTCGCGCTGGCTGTGCTGTGGGCACGACGCCTGCGCAGTGCGCCCCTCGTGCTGCTCCTCGTGGCGATCGGGTTCTCGTGGCTGGGTGACGGCACGGCACAGTTCTTCCCCTGGCTGCCCAACCTGCCGATGATGCTCCTGTTCTTCGGGATCGCGCACCTCGCCTACATCTGGCTGTTCCAGCGTCACCTCGCCGTCCAGCGCGTGCCGGCGTGGGCGCTCGTGTATGTCGCGTGGTGGGTCGGGATGCTGGTGGTGCTGTGGCCGCACCTCGGTGATCTGCGCTGGGCGGTCGCGGTCTATGGTCTCGTGCTCGGCGGGACCGCGGCATCCACCGCCCGCAGCGTGCCGATGGTGGCGCTGGGTGGCGCCTTCTTCCTATGCTCGGACACGGTGCTGGCCTTGCGACTGTTCCTTCCCGACGCGATGCCGTGGTGGACCAGCCCGCTGGTGATGCTGACCTACTGCCTCGGGCAGGGGCTGATCGCGGCCGGCGTCGTGAGCGAGAAGAAGGCGCGTCGTGGCTGA
- a CDS encoding DUF6176 family protein, with product MRIELTRFRVRAGAGERVDEWLRFLNENREAVRETLEPEQMYVETIFAETIDGIDYMYWYSVQGDDPASVHDSTHWLDEKHLAYWRDCIDDAYPPEELTPRVMMMPERVEASMRPLGS from the coding sequence ATGCGTATCGAGCTGACCCGATTCCGCGTTCGTGCCGGTGCCGGTGAACGCGTCGACGAATGGCTGCGGTTCTTGAACGAGAACCGGGAGGCCGTGCGTGAGACGCTCGAGCCCGAGCAGATGTATGTCGAGACGATCTTCGCCGAGACCATCGACGGGATCGACTACATGTACTGGTACAGCGTGCAGGGCGACGACCCTGCGAGCGTGCACGACTCGACGCACTGGCTCGACGAGAAGCACCTCGCGTACTGGCGCGACTGCATCGACGACGCGTATCCGCCCGAAGAGCTCACGCCGCGGGTCATGATGATGCCCGAACGGGTCGAAGCGTCGATGCGGCCGCTGGGCAGCTGA
- a CDS encoding FadR/GntR family transcriptional regulator encodes MAVTDDAILRIKEMIVSGELRPGDRLPPEKELGERLGVSRSSLREAVKALEVIRVLDVRRGDGTYVTSLEPRLLLEAMNFVVDLHSDQSVLEIFAVRRILEPAATAMAATRLDDEQLAGLEALLADTQSTGPIEALVEHDLAFHQAIVEGAGNEYLSRLVEAMQSGTQRARVWRGLTQHHAAERTIAEHRAILDALHEHDAELAAALALTHIAGIERWLREASEAAHS; translated from the coding sequence ATGGCGGTGACCGACGACGCGATTCTGCGCATCAAAGAGATGATCGTTTCGGGCGAGCTGCGCCCGGGTGACCGGCTGCCGCCGGAGAAGGAGCTCGGCGAGCGGCTCGGTGTCTCACGCAGTTCGCTGCGCGAGGCGGTCAAGGCGCTCGAAGTGATCCGGGTGCTCGACGTGCGCCGCGGCGACGGCACCTACGTGACGAGCCTCGAGCCACGTCTGCTGCTGGAGGCCATGAACTTCGTCGTCGATCTGCATTCCGACCAGTCGGTTCTGGAGATCTTCGCCGTCCGCCGTATCCTCGAGCCCGCCGCGACCGCCATGGCTGCAACGCGGCTCGACGACGAGCAGCTCGCCGGCCTCGAGGCGCTGCTGGCCGACACCCAGTCCACCGGCCCCATCGAAGCCCTCGTCGAGCATGACCTCGCTTTCCACCAGGCGATCGTCGAGGGCGCCGGCAACGAGTACCTCAGCCGGCTCGTCGAGGCGATGCAGTCGGGCACCCAGCGCGCGCGCGTGTGGCGCGGCCTCACACAGCACCACGCCGCCGAGCGCACTATCGCCGAGCATCGGGCGATCCTGGATGCGCTGCACGAGCACGACGCCGAACTCGCCGCGGCGCTCGCGCTGACCCACATCGCCGGCATCGAACGCTGGCTGCGCGAGGCATCGGAGGCCGCGCACTCATGA